From the genome of Oceanidesulfovibrio indonesiensis:
CGGAAGCCAAGCCAGGAAGGTGCTGGCCGAGTGGTTCCATTTCTACAACTGGCATCGGCCGCATTCGACTTTTGACGGACAGCGACCGATGGACATATATCGGGCTGAGCGCCCAGAGGGAGGGGGGCATGCCCCCCTCCCTCTGCTAGCCCTCAACGCGGCATGAACAAAGCACGGGGTTCCACCTTAGCAAGGCCGCGAACCTGTCCAGCCAACCGGGACCACTTCTGAGGGAAGCCTACATGTGGGAAGGGAGACAAAGGCGACCGTGGCAAAGAGAGGCGTACAGCAATTCCCAGCTCGTCACGACCGGCCGGGTATGGGACAGCTCAACCAGTTGACTTAACTAAGCCATGCAGGAAGCCAGTGTGTGAGGAGCGGCCCA
Proteins encoded in this window:
- a CDS encoding integrase core domain-containing protein, yielding GSQARKVLAEWFHFYNWHRPHSTFDGQRPMDIYRAERPEGGGHAPLPLLALNAA